The following coding sequences lie in one Saccharopolyspora hordei genomic window:
- a CDS encoding glycine C-acetyltransferase: MYTIAEGLRAELDEIRAAGLYKDERVLQTPQSARVGVAEAEVLNFCANNYLGLADHPALVAAAEQALSKWGFGMASVRFICGTQAPHKELEQRLSQFLGTDDTILYSSCFDANGGLFETLLDERDVVISDELNHASIIDGIRLCKARRARYRNRDMADLERLLRENSDARRKLVVTDGVFSMDGYLAPLDEICALADEHGALVVVDDSHAVGFTGPTGAGTPELFGVTDRVDVVTGTLGKALGGASGGYVSGRAEIVELLRQRSRPYLFSNSLAPAIVAASLAALDLVASQPELRQRLQDNSALFRRRMTEEGFDLLPGEHPIIPVMIGDAAKAARMADLLLDEGVYVIGFSYPVVPKGKARIRTQMSAAHTAADVERAVTAFVAARERMDSIDG; the protein is encoded by the coding sequence ATGTACACGATCGCCGAGGGGCTGCGCGCCGAGCTGGACGAGATCCGCGCCGCGGGCCTGTACAAGGACGAGCGGGTGCTGCAGACGCCGCAGAGCGCGCGGGTGGGCGTCGCCGAGGCCGAGGTGCTGAACTTCTGCGCGAACAACTACCTGGGGCTGGCCGACCACCCCGCGCTGGTCGCCGCCGCGGAGCAGGCGCTGTCGAAGTGGGGCTTCGGCATGGCGTCGGTGCGGTTCATCTGCGGCACCCAGGCCCCGCACAAGGAGCTGGAGCAGCGGCTGTCGCAGTTCCTGGGCACCGACGACACGATCCTGTACAGCTCGTGCTTCGACGCCAACGGCGGGCTGTTCGAGACGCTGCTCGACGAGCGGGACGTGGTGATCTCCGACGAGCTCAACCACGCGAGCATCATCGACGGCATCCGCCTGTGCAAGGCCCGCCGCGCCCGCTACCGCAACCGGGACATGGCCGACCTGGAGCGGCTGCTGCGGGAGAACTCCGACGCGCGCCGCAAGCTGGTCGTCACCGACGGCGTGTTCTCGATGGACGGCTACCTGGCGCCGCTGGACGAGATCTGCGCGCTCGCCGACGAGCACGGCGCGCTGGTGGTGGTGGACGACTCGCACGCGGTGGGCTTCACCGGCCCGACCGGGGCGGGCACGCCCGAGCTGTTCGGCGTCACCGACCGGGTGGACGTGGTGACGGGCACGCTGGGCAAGGCGCTCGGTGGTGCCAGCGGCGGCTACGTGTCGGGGCGGGCGGAGATCGTGGAGCTGCTGCGGCAGCGGTCCCGGCCGTACCTGTTCTCGAACTCGCTGGCCCCGGCGATCGTGGCGGCCTCGCTGGCGGCGCTGGACCTGGTGGCGTCGCAGCCGGAGCTGCGGCAGCGGTTGCAGGACAACAGCGCCCTGTTCCGGCGGCGGATGACCGAGGAGGGCTTCGACCTGCTGCCTGGCGAGCACCCGATCATCCCGGTGATGATCGGCGACGCGGCGAAGGCGGCCCGGATGGCGGACCTGCTGCTGGACGAGGGCGTGTACGTGATCGGGTTCTCCTACCCGGTGGTGCCCAAGGGCAAGGCGCGCATCCGCACCCAGATGTCGGCGGCGCACACCGCCGCGGACGTGGAGCGCGCGGTGACGGCGTTCGTCGCGGCCCGCGAGCGGATGGATAGCATCGACGGGTGA
- the tdh gene encoding L-threonine 3-dehydrogenase: protein MRALVKTSPAPGLELAEVPDPTPGPNDVVVRVLRTGICGTDLHIASWDEWAARTVPTPLVVGHEFAGEVVATGSAVTRAAVGDFVSGEGHLVCGTCRNCLAGRRHLCANTKGLGVHHNGAFAEYAVLPEQNVWVHRTEVDPDVAAIFDPFGNAVHTALSFPVVGEDVLITGAGPIGLMAASVAKHAGARHVVITDVSEHRLELARRIGVDLAVDVSTTRLADAQQQLGLSEGFDVAMEVSGQPEALREVVANMTHGGRIAMLGLPSAEFAVDWSAVVLKMLTVKGIYGREMFETWYSMSVLLESGLDLSPVITHRFPYTEHADAFETARSGRCGKIILDWTAGGSA, encoded by the coding sequence GTGCGCGCACTGGTGAAGACCTCGCCCGCGCCCGGCTTGGAGCTGGCCGAGGTCCCCGACCCGACCCCGGGACCCAACGACGTCGTGGTGCGCGTGCTGCGCACCGGGATCTGCGGCACCGACCTGCACATCGCCTCCTGGGACGAGTGGGCCGCCCGCACCGTGCCGACGCCGCTGGTGGTCGGGCACGAGTTCGCCGGGGAGGTCGTCGCCACCGGCAGCGCCGTCACCCGGGCTGCGGTCGGCGACTTCGTCAGCGGCGAGGGGCACCTGGTGTGCGGGACGTGCCGCAACTGCCTGGCGGGGCGCCGGCACCTGTGCGCGAACACCAAGGGCCTCGGCGTGCACCACAACGGGGCGTTCGCCGAGTACGCGGTGCTGCCCGAGCAGAACGTGTGGGTGCACCGCACCGAGGTCGACCCCGACGTGGCGGCCATCTTCGACCCGTTCGGCAACGCCGTGCACACCGCGCTGAGCTTCCCGGTGGTCGGCGAGGACGTGCTCATCACCGGCGCCGGCCCGATCGGGCTGATGGCCGCGAGCGTGGCCAAGCACGCGGGTGCCCGGCACGTGGTGATCACCGACGTCAGCGAGCACCGGCTGGAGCTGGCCCGCCGCATCGGCGTGGACCTGGCGGTCGACGTCTCCACCACCCGGCTGGCCGACGCGCAGCAGCAGCTGGGCCTGAGCGAGGGCTTCGACGTCGCCATGGAGGTCTCCGGCCAGCCCGAGGCGCTGCGCGAGGTCGTGGCGAACATGACGCACGGCGGCCGGATCGCGATGCTGGGCCTGCCCTCCGCGGAGTTCGCGGTCGACTGGAGCGCCGTGGTGCTGAAGATGCTCACCGTCAAGGGCATCTACGGGCGCGAGATGTTCGAGACCTGGTACTCGATGTCGGTGCTGCTGGAGTCCGGCCTGGACCTCAGCCCGGTGATCACCCACCGCTTCCCGTACACCGAGCACGCCGACGCGTTCGAGACGGCCCGCAGCGGGCGCTGCGGCAAGATCATCCTCGACTGGACCGCGGGAGGTTCCGCCTGA
- a CDS encoding DUF6104 family protein: MYFTDRGIEELEDRRGDESVSLSWVADRMRAFVDLNPEFEDATERLATFLARDDADDE, encoded by the coding sequence GTGTACTTCACCGACCGCGGCATCGAGGAGCTTGAGGACCGTCGCGGTGACGAGTCGGTCAGCCTGTCCTGGGTCGCCGACCGGATGCGTGCCTTCGTCGACCTGAACCCCGAGTTCGAGGACGCCACGGAGCGACTGGCCACGTTCCTCGCCCGCGACGACGCCGACGACGAGTGA